The following proteins are encoded in a genomic region of Takifugu rubripes chromosome 21, fTakRub1.2, whole genome shotgun sequence:
- the tm2d2 gene encoding TM2 domain-containing protein 2, whose protein sequence is MISVSYILLGGQILLLLTVILLQCLDGIHSQNSSTEDPSVASTGQGSTTLPFTDQPTEEVKDDLTGESSNYTQLYEYRPPSPVVLCSYLPEEFIYCQDPVDHAGNQSALQEMGHGCLGWGGQTQKDVNRTSVICSALDDIECAGPREFLRGSVLCIKYTGHYFITTLLYSFFLGCFGVDRFCLGHTGTAVGKLLTLGGLGIWWFVDLILLITGGLMPSDYSNWCTYY, encoded by the exons TCAGTTATATTCTGCTGGGCGGACAgattttgctgctgctgactgtcaTTCTGCTCCAATGTCTGGACGGAATTCACTCCCAAAACTCTTCGACGGAGGACCCGTCTGTCGCATCCACCGGCCAGGGATCCACGACTCTCCCGTTCACCGACCAGCCCACCGAGGAGGTCAAAGACGACTTGACGGGGGAGAGCAGCAACTACACGCAGCTGTATGAATACAGACCACCGTCTCCGGTGGTCCTCTGCAGCTACCT ACCGGAGGAGTTCATCTACTGTCAGGACCCTGTGGATCATGCTGGAAACCAGAGCGCCCTCCAGGAGATGGGCCATGGATGTCTTGGG TGGGGCGGTCAGACACAGAAGGACGTGAACCGCACATCTGTTATCTGCTCTGCGCTGGACGACATCGAATGTGCCGGACCCCGAGAGTTCCTGAGAGGAAGTGTGCTCTGCATCAA ATACACGGGGCACTACTTCATCACCACGCTGCTCTACTCCTTCTTCCTGGGCTGCTTCGGGGTTGACCGCTTCTGTTTGGGCCACACGGGAACCGCGGTGGGGAAGCTACTCACCCTGGGAGGCCTGGGCATCTGGTGGTTCGTGGACCTCATCCTGCTCATCACTGGTGGCCTGATGCCCAGCGACTACAGCAACTGGTGCACCTATTACTGA
- the kcnip3a gene encoding calsenilin isoform X2, whose product MQVDGKVADGLLGDANGVEPPPGRVKDSVKWQKPRFSRKALMKCCLVRWIIASTQPQDKDSSDSDLELSTVRHQPEGLDQLQAQTKFTRKELQSLYRGFKNECPSGMVDEETFKTIYSQFFPQGDATTYAHFLFNAFDIDRNGSIRFEDFVIGLSVLLRGSITEKLNWAFNLYDINKDGYITKEEMLAIMKSIYDMMGRYTYPCVRDEAPYEHVDKFFQKMDKNRDGVVTIEEFIETCQKDENIMNSMQLFENVI is encoded by the exons ATGCAG GTGGATGGTAAGGTGGCCGATGGCCTGCTGGGCGACGCCAATGGCGTGGAGCCGCCGCCAGGCAGAGTGAAGGACTCGGTGAAGTGGCAAAAGCCGCGCTTCTCTCGGAAAGCTCTGATGAAATGCTGCTTAGTCCGGTGGATCATTGCCAGCACGCAGCCTCAGGACAAAG ACAGCAGTGACAGCGACCTGGAGCTCTCCACGGTGCGGCACCAGCCCGAGGGGCTGGACCAGCTGCAGGCTCAGACCAAGTTCACCCGGAAGGAGCTTCAGTCTCTCTACAGAGGCTTCAAGAAC GAGTGTCCCAGTGGAATGGTGGATGAAGAGACATTCAAGACCATCTATTCTCAGTTCTTTCCCCAAGGAG ATGCGACCACGTacgcccacttcctgttcaacgCGTTTGACATTGACAGAAACGGGTCCATTCGCTTCGAGGACTTCGTCATTGggctgtctgtgctgctcaggGGCTCAATCACAGAGAAGCTCAACTGGGCCTTTAACCTGTATGATATCAATAAGGACGGTTACATCACCAAAGAG GAAATGTTGGCGATTATGAAGTCCATCTATGACATGATGGGGAGGTACACCTACCCGTGTGTACGCGATGAGGCTCCCTACGAACACGTGGACAAGTTCTTCCAG aaaatggacaaaaaccGGGATGGCGTTGTGACCATCGAAGAGTTCATTGAGACCTGCCAGaag GATGAGAACATCATGAACTCCATGCAGCTGTTTGAGAATGTGATATAA
- the kcnip3a gene encoding calsenilin isoform X1 encodes MQVDGKVADGLLGDANGVEPPPGRVKDSVKWQKPRFSRKALMKCCLVRWIIASTQPQDKDDSSDSDLELSTVRHQPEGLDQLQAQTKFTRKELQSLYRGFKNECPSGMVDEETFKTIYSQFFPQGDATTYAHFLFNAFDIDRNGSIRFEDFVIGLSVLLRGSITEKLNWAFNLYDINKDGYITKEEMLAIMKSIYDMMGRYTYPCVRDEAPYEHVDKFFQKMDKNRDGVVTIEEFIETCQKDENIMNSMQLFENVI; translated from the exons ATGCAG GTGGATGGTAAGGTGGCCGATGGCCTGCTGGGCGACGCCAATGGCGTGGAGCCGCCGCCAGGCAGAGTGAAGGACTCGGTGAAGTGGCAAAAGCCGCGCTTCTCTCGGAAAGCTCTGATGAAATGCTGCTTAGTCCGGTGGATCATTGCCAGCACGCAGCCTCAGGACAAAG ATG ACAGCAGTGACAGCGACCTGGAGCTCTCCACGGTGCGGCACCAGCCCGAGGGGCTGGACCAGCTGCAGGCTCAGACCAAGTTCACCCGGAAGGAGCTTCAGTCTCTCTACAGAGGCTTCAAGAAC GAGTGTCCCAGTGGAATGGTGGATGAAGAGACATTCAAGACCATCTATTCTCAGTTCTTTCCCCAAGGAG ATGCGACCACGTacgcccacttcctgttcaacgCGTTTGACATTGACAGAAACGGGTCCATTCGCTTCGAGGACTTCGTCATTGggctgtctgtgctgctcaggGGCTCAATCACAGAGAAGCTCAACTGGGCCTTTAACCTGTATGATATCAATAAGGACGGTTACATCACCAAAGAG GAAATGTTGGCGATTATGAAGTCCATCTATGACATGATGGGGAGGTACACCTACCCGTGTGTACGCGATGAGGCTCCCTACGAACACGTGGACAAGTTCTTCCAG aaaatggacaaaaaccGGGATGGCGTTGTGACCATCGAAGAGTTCATTGAGACCTGCCAGaag GATGAGAACATCATGAACTCCATGCAGCTGTTTGAGAATGTGATATAA
- the kcnip3a gene encoding calsenilin isoform X4, whose protein sequence is MGAVMAALSVEARRRLSLSRPSCLSHCGHGAARYHRSDDSSDSDLELSTVRHQPEGLDQLQAQTKFTRKELQSLYRGFKNECPSGMVDEETFKTIYSQFFPQGDATTYAHFLFNAFDIDRNGSIRFEDFVIGLSVLLRGSITEKLNWAFNLYDINKDGYITKEEMLAIMKSIYDMMGRYTYPCVRDEAPYEHVDKFFQKMDKNRDGVVTIEEFIETCQKDENIMNSMQLFENVI, encoded by the exons ATGGGAGCTGTGATGGCTGCTCTGTCCGTGGAGGCCAGGAGgcgtctctcgctctctcggcCCAGTTGCCTCTCACACTGTGGCCACGGTGCCGCCAGGTACCACCGCTCAG ATG ACAGCAGTGACAGCGACCTGGAGCTCTCCACGGTGCGGCACCAGCCCGAGGGGCTGGACCAGCTGCAGGCTCAGACCAAGTTCACCCGGAAGGAGCTTCAGTCTCTCTACAGAGGCTTCAAGAAC GAGTGTCCCAGTGGAATGGTGGATGAAGAGACATTCAAGACCATCTATTCTCAGTTCTTTCCCCAAGGAG ATGCGACCACGTacgcccacttcctgttcaacgCGTTTGACATTGACAGAAACGGGTCCATTCGCTTCGAGGACTTCGTCATTGggctgtctgtgctgctcaggGGCTCAATCACAGAGAAGCTCAACTGGGCCTTTAACCTGTATGATATCAATAAGGACGGTTACATCACCAAAGAG GAAATGTTGGCGATTATGAAGTCCATCTATGACATGATGGGGAGGTACACCTACCCGTGTGTACGCGATGAGGCTCCCTACGAACACGTGGACAAGTTCTTCCAG aaaatggacaaaaaccGGGATGGCGTTGTGACCATCGAAGAGTTCATTGAGACCTGCCAGaag GATGAGAACATCATGAACTCCATGCAGCTGTTTGAGAATGTGATATAA
- the kcnip3a gene encoding calsenilin isoform X5 translates to MGAVMAALSVEARRRLSLSRPSCLSHCGHGAARYHRSDSSDSDLELSTVRHQPEGLDQLQAQTKFTRKELQSLYRGFKNECPSGMVDEETFKTIYSQFFPQGDATTYAHFLFNAFDIDRNGSIRFEDFVIGLSVLLRGSITEKLNWAFNLYDINKDGYITKEEMLAIMKSIYDMMGRYTYPCVRDEAPYEHVDKFFQKMDKNRDGVVTIEEFIETCQKDENIMNSMQLFENVI, encoded by the exons ATGGGAGCTGTGATGGCTGCTCTGTCCGTGGAGGCCAGGAGgcgtctctcgctctctcggcCCAGTTGCCTCTCACACTGTGGCCACGGTGCCGCCAGGTACCACCGCTCAG ACAGCAGTGACAGCGACCTGGAGCTCTCCACGGTGCGGCACCAGCCCGAGGGGCTGGACCAGCTGCAGGCTCAGACCAAGTTCACCCGGAAGGAGCTTCAGTCTCTCTACAGAGGCTTCAAGAAC GAGTGTCCCAGTGGAATGGTGGATGAAGAGACATTCAAGACCATCTATTCTCAGTTCTTTCCCCAAGGAG ATGCGACCACGTacgcccacttcctgttcaacgCGTTTGACATTGACAGAAACGGGTCCATTCGCTTCGAGGACTTCGTCATTGggctgtctgtgctgctcaggGGCTCAATCACAGAGAAGCTCAACTGGGCCTTTAACCTGTATGATATCAATAAGGACGGTTACATCACCAAAGAG GAAATGTTGGCGATTATGAAGTCCATCTATGACATGATGGGGAGGTACACCTACCCGTGTGTACGCGATGAGGCTCCCTACGAACACGTGGACAAGTTCTTCCAG aaaatggacaaaaaccGGGATGGCGTTGTGACCATCGAAGAGTTCATTGAGACCTGCCAGaag GATGAGAACATCATGAACTCCATGCAGCTGTTTGAGAATGTGATATAA
- the kcnip3a gene encoding calsenilin isoform X6 yields the protein MGIQGMELFAIGVVIILFMAVLKQFGILEPMSSFEDDSSDSDLELSTVRHQPEGLDQLQAQTKFTRKELQSLYRGFKNECPSGMVDEETFKTIYSQFFPQGDATTYAHFLFNAFDIDRNGSIRFEDFVIGLSVLLRGSITEKLNWAFNLYDINKDGYITKEEMLAIMKSIYDMMGRYTYPCVRDEAPYEHVDKFFQKMDKNRDGVVTIEEFIETCQKDENIMNSMQLFENVI from the exons ATGGGGATCCAGGGCATGGAACTGTTTGCCATTGGTGTggtcatcatcctcttcatggCAGTTCTCAAGCAGTTTGGCATCTTGGAGCCCATGTCTTCATTTGAAG ATG ACAGCAGTGACAGCGACCTGGAGCTCTCCACGGTGCGGCACCAGCCCGAGGGGCTGGACCAGCTGCAGGCTCAGACCAAGTTCACCCGGAAGGAGCTTCAGTCTCTCTACAGAGGCTTCAAGAAC GAGTGTCCCAGTGGAATGGTGGATGAAGAGACATTCAAGACCATCTATTCTCAGTTCTTTCCCCAAGGAG ATGCGACCACGTacgcccacttcctgttcaacgCGTTTGACATTGACAGAAACGGGTCCATTCGCTTCGAGGACTTCGTCATTGggctgtctgtgctgctcaggGGCTCAATCACAGAGAAGCTCAACTGGGCCTTTAACCTGTATGATATCAATAAGGACGGTTACATCACCAAAGAG GAAATGTTGGCGATTATGAAGTCCATCTATGACATGATGGGGAGGTACACCTACCCGTGTGTACGCGATGAGGCTCCCTACGAACACGTGGACAAGTTCTTCCAG aaaatggacaaaaaccGGGATGGCGTTGTGACCATCGAAGAGTTCATTGAGACCTGCCAGaag GATGAGAACATCATGAACTCCATGCAGCTGTTTGAGAATGTGATATAA
- the kcnip3a gene encoding calsenilin isoform X3, with translation MSVRWETEGLQTVGIVCLVIMFLKLMHLLGLIDITETDDSSDSDLELSTVRHQPEGLDQLQAQTKFTRKELQSLYRGFKNECPSGMVDEETFKTIYSQFFPQGDATTYAHFLFNAFDIDRNGSIRFEDFVIGLSVLLRGSITEKLNWAFNLYDINKDGYITKEEMLAIMKSIYDMMGRYTYPCVRDEAPYEHVDKFFQKMDKNRDGVVTIEEFIETCQKDENIMNSMQLFENVI, from the exons ATGAGTGTGAGGTGGGAGACAGAGGGTCTCCAGACTGTTGGCATCGTCTGCCTGGTGATCATGTTCCTCaaactgatgcacctgctgggCCTGATTGACATCACTGAGACGG ATG ACAGCAGTGACAGCGACCTGGAGCTCTCCACGGTGCGGCACCAGCCCGAGGGGCTGGACCAGCTGCAGGCTCAGACCAAGTTCACCCGGAAGGAGCTTCAGTCTCTCTACAGAGGCTTCAAGAAC GAGTGTCCCAGTGGAATGGTGGATGAAGAGACATTCAAGACCATCTATTCTCAGTTCTTTCCCCAAGGAG ATGCGACCACGTacgcccacttcctgttcaacgCGTTTGACATTGACAGAAACGGGTCCATTCGCTTCGAGGACTTCGTCATTGggctgtctgtgctgctcaggGGCTCAATCACAGAGAAGCTCAACTGGGCCTTTAACCTGTATGATATCAATAAGGACGGTTACATCACCAAAGAG GAAATGTTGGCGATTATGAAGTCCATCTATGACATGATGGGGAGGTACACCTACCCGTGTGTACGCGATGAGGCTCCCTACGAACACGTGGACAAGTTCTTCCAG aaaatggacaaaaaccGGGATGGCGTTGTGACCATCGAAGAGTTCATTGAGACCTGCCAGaag GATGAGAACATCATGAACTCCATGCAGCTGTTTGAGAATGTGATATAA